One window of the Streptomyces asoensis genome contains the following:
- a CDS encoding acetolactate synthase large subunit: MTEQATGAHPQPRPRSGGQHSATVEHVTGAQSLIRSLEEVGADTVFGIPGGAILPAYDPLMDSTRVRHVLVRHEQGAGHAATGYAQATGRVGVCMATSGPGATNLVTPIADAHMDSVPLVAITGQVASKAIGTDAFQEADIVGITMPITKHNFLVTKAEDIPRVIAQAFHIASTGRPGPVLVDIAKDALQAKTTFSWPPTMDLPGYRPVTKPHAKQIREAAKLITAAKRPILYVGGGVLKAGATAELKVLAELTGAPVTTTLMALGAFPDSHPQHLGMPGMHGSVAAVTGLQKADLIVALGARFDDRVTGKLDSFAPYAKIVHADIDPAEIGKNRAADVPIVGDAREVIADLVQAVQKEHSEGQQGDYTAWWKDLSRWRDTYPLGYDQPADGSLSPQQVIERIGQLAPEGTIFAAGVGQHQMWAAHFVQYEKPATWLNSGGAGTMGYAVPAAMGAKAGVPGQTVWAIDGDGCFQMTNQELTTCALNNIPIKVAIINNGVLGMVRQWQTLFYNQRYSNTVLHSGPQAAAPDSGSAAKQPSAGTRVPDFVKLSEAMGCYAIRCESPDDLDKVIEEANSINDRPVVVDFIVHEDAMVWPMVAAGTSNDEILAARDVRPDFGDNEDD; encoded by the coding sequence ATGACCGAGCAGGCCACCGGGGCCCATCCGCAGCCGCGGCCCCGATCCGGAGGACAGCACTCCGCGACCGTCGAGCACGTGACGGGTGCGCAGTCCCTCATCCGTTCTCTCGAGGAGGTCGGCGCCGACACGGTATTCGGCATTCCCGGCGGTGCGATCCTTCCCGCCTACGACCCGCTGATGGACTCGACGAGGGTCCGCCACGTCCTGGTCCGGCACGAGCAGGGCGCGGGCCACGCGGCCACCGGATACGCGCAGGCCACCGGCCGGGTCGGCGTCTGCATGGCCACCTCGGGTCCCGGCGCCACCAACCTGGTGACCCCGATCGCCGACGCCCACATGGACTCGGTGCCGCTCGTGGCGATCACCGGGCAGGTGGCGTCGAAGGCGATCGGCACGGACGCCTTCCAGGAGGCGGACATCGTCGGCATCACCATGCCGATCACCAAGCACAACTTCCTGGTCACCAAGGCCGAGGACATCCCGCGGGTCATCGCGCAGGCGTTCCACATCGCCTCCACCGGCCGGCCCGGCCCGGTCCTGGTCGACATCGCCAAGGACGCCCTCCAGGCGAAGACCACGTTCTCCTGGCCGCCCACCATGGACCTGCCCGGCTACCGCCCGGTGACCAAGCCGCACGCCAAGCAGATCCGCGAGGCGGCCAAGCTGATCACCGCCGCCAAGCGGCCGATCCTGTACGTCGGCGGCGGTGTCCTGAAGGCCGGCGCCACCGCCGAGCTGAAGGTCCTCGCGGAGCTGACGGGCGCGCCCGTCACCACCACGCTGATGGCGCTGGGCGCGTTCCCCGACAGCCACCCGCAGCACCTGGGCATGCCGGGCATGCACGGCTCGGTGGCCGCTGTCACCGGTCTCCAGAAGGCCGACCTGATCGTCGCGCTCGGCGCCCGCTTCGACGACCGCGTCACCGGCAAGCTCGACAGCTTCGCCCCCTACGCCAAGATCGTGCACGCGGACATCGACCCGGCGGAGATCGGCAAGAACCGCGCCGCCGACGTGCCGATCGTCGGTGACGCGCGTGAGGTCATCGCCGATCTGGTCCAGGCGGTCCAGAAGGAGCACAGCGAGGGCCAGCAGGGCGACTACACCGCCTGGTGGAAGGACCTGAGCCGCTGGCGCGACACCTACCCGCTCGGCTACGACCAGCCCGCCGACGGTTCGCTCTCCCCGCAGCAGGTCATCGAGCGCATCGGACAGCTCGCCCCCGAGGGCACGATCTTCGCGGCGGGCGTCGGCCAGCACCAGATGTGGGCCGCGCACTTCGTCCAGTACGAGAAGCCCGCCACCTGGCTGAACTCGGGCGGCGCGGGCACGATGGGGTACGCGGTCCCGGCCGCGATGGGCGCCAAGGCGGGTGTCCCGGGCCAGACCGTCTGGGCCATCGACGGCGACGGCTGCTTCCAGATGACCAATCAGGAGCTCACGACCTGCGCCCTGAACAACATCCCGATCAAGGTCGCCATCATCAACAACGGCGTCCTCGGGATGGTCCGCCAGTGGCAGACCCTGTTCTACAACCAGCGCTACTCCAACACCGTGCTGCACAGCGGCCCGCAGGCCGCCGCGCCCGACAGCGGCTCCGCCGCCAAGCAGCCCAGCGCCGGCACCCGCGTCCCCGACTTCGTGAAGCTGTCGGAGGCCATGGGCTGCTACGCGATCCGCTGCGAGTCCCCGGACGACCTCGACAAGGTCATCGAGGAGGCGAACTCCATCAACGACCGTCCCGTCGTCGTCGACTTCATCGTCCACGAGGACGCGATGGTGTGGCCGATGGTCGCCGCCGGCACCTCCAACGACGAGATCCTGGCCGCCCGGGACGTCCGCCCCGACTTCGGCGACAACGAAGACGACTGA
- the ilvN gene encoding acetolactate synthase small subunit produces the protein MSKHTLSVLVENKPGILARIAALFSRRGFNIDSLAVGVTEHADISRITIVVSVDALPLEQVTKQLNKLVEVLKIVELEPGQAVHRELVLVKVRADNETRSQIVEIVQLFRAKTVDVSPEAVTIEATGSNDKLSAMLKMLEPYGIKELVQSGTIAIGRGARSITDRSLRALDRSA, from the coding sequence ATGTCCAAGCACACGCTCTCCGTCCTGGTGGAGAACAAGCCGGGCATCCTGGCCCGGATCGCCGCCCTGTTCTCCCGCCGGGGCTTCAACATCGACTCGCTCGCCGTCGGCGTCACCGAGCACGCCGACATCTCCCGGATCACGATCGTGGTGAGCGTCGACGCCCTGCCGCTGGAGCAGGTCACCAAGCAGCTCAACAAGCTCGTCGAGGTGCTGAAGATCGTCGAGCTGGAGCCGGGACAGGCCGTTCACCGCGAACTCGTTCTGGTGAAGGTGCGCGCCGACAACGAGACGCGCTCGCAGATCGTCGAGATCGTCCAGCTGTTCCGCGCCAAGACCGTCGACGTCTCCCCGGAGGCCGTGACCATCGAGGCCACCGGCAGCAACGACAAGCTGTCCGCCATGCTCAAGATGCTGGAACCGTACGGCATCAAGGAGCTGGTCCAGTCCGGCACGATCGCCATCGGCCGCGGCGCCCGTTCGATCACGGACCGGTCGCTGCGCGCTCTCGACCGGTCGGCGTAA
- the serA gene encoding phosphoglycerate dehydrogenase has protein sequence MSSKPVVLIAEELSPATVDALGPDFEIRHVNGADRAELLPAIADVDAILIRSATKVDAEAIAAAKKLKVVARAGVGLDNVDVSAATKAGVMVVNAPTSNIVTAAELACGLLLATARYIPQANTALKNGEWKRSKYTGVELAEKTLGVVGLGRIGALVAQRMSAFGMKVVAYDPYVQPARAAQMGVKVLSLDELLEVSDFITVHLPKTPETVGLIGDEALRKVKPSVRIVNAARGGIVDEEALYSALKEGRVAGAGLDVYAKEPCTDSPLFEFDQVVATPHLGASTDEAQEKAGIAVARSVRLALAGELVPDAVNVQGGVIAEDVKPGLPLAERLGRIFTALAGEVAVRLDVEVYGEITQHDVKVLELSALKGVFEDVVDETVSYVNAPLFAQERGVEVRLTTSSESADHRNVVTVRGTLSDGEEVSVSGTLAGPKHLQKIVAVGEYDVDLALADHMVVLKYEDRPGVVGTVGRVFGEAGINIAGMQVARAAVGGEALAVLTVDDTVPAAVLAEVAEEIGATSARAVNLV, from the coding sequence GTGAGCTCGAAACCTGTCGTACTCATCGCTGAAGAGCTGTCGCCCGCGACCGTGGACGCGCTTGGCCCGGACTTCGAGATCCGGCACGTCAACGGAGCGGACCGAGCCGAACTGCTCCCGGCCATCGCCGACGTCGACGCGATCCTGATCCGCTCGGCCACCAAGGTGGACGCCGAGGCGATCGCCGCCGCGAAGAAACTGAAGGTCGTCGCACGAGCCGGCGTCGGCCTGGACAACGTGGACGTCTCCGCCGCCACCAAGGCCGGCGTGATGGTCGTCAACGCCCCCACCTCCAACATCGTGACCGCGGCCGAGCTGGCCTGCGGTCTGCTGCTCGCCACCGCGCGCTACATTCCGCAGGCCAACACGGCGCTGAAGAACGGCGAGTGGAAGCGCAGCAAGTACACGGGTGTGGAGCTGGCCGAGAAGACCCTCGGTGTCGTCGGTCTCGGCCGCATCGGCGCGCTCGTCGCCCAGCGCATGTCCGCCTTCGGCATGAAGGTCGTCGCCTACGACCCCTACGTGCAGCCCGCGCGCGCCGCGCAGATGGGCGTGAAGGTGCTGTCGCTGGACGAGCTGCTCGAGGTCTCCGACTTCATCACCGTCCACCTGCCCAAGACCCCGGAGACGGTCGGTCTGATCGGCGACGAGGCGCTGCGCAAGGTCAAGCCGAGCGTGCGCATCGTCAACGCCGCGCGCGGCGGGATCGTCGACGAGGAGGCGCTGTACTCGGCGCTGAAGGAGGGCCGTGTCGCCGGCGCCGGCCTCGACGTGTACGCGAAGGAGCCCTGCACGGACTCCCCGCTGTTCGAGTTCGACCAGGTCGTGGCCACCCCGCACCTCGGCGCCTCGACCGACGAGGCCCAGGAGAAGGCCGGTATCGCGGTCGCGCGTTCGGTGCGGCTGGCCCTCGCGGGTGAGCTGGTGCCGGACGCGGTGAACGTCCAGGGCGGTGTCATCGCCGAGGACGTCAAGCCCGGCCTGCCCCTCGCCGAGCGCCTCGGCCGGATCTTCACCGCGCTCGCCGGTGAGGTCGCGGTCCGCCTCGACGTCGAGGTGTACGGCGAGATCACCCAGCACGACGTGAAGGTGCTGGAGCTGTCGGCTCTCAAGGGTGTCTTCGAGGACGTCGTCGACGAGACCGTCTCGTACGTCAACGCCCCGCTGTTCGCGCAGGAGCGCGGCGTCGAGGTGCGGCTGACGACCAGCTCGGAGTCGGCCGACCACCGTAACGTCGTCACCGTGCGCGGCACGCTCTCGGACGGCGAGGAGGTGTCGGTCTCCGGCACGCTGGCCGGTCCGAAGCACCTCCAGAAGATCGTCGCGGTCGGCGAGTACGACGTCGACCTCGCGCTCGCCGATCACATGGTCGTCCTCAAGTACGAGGACCGTCCGGGTGTCGTCGGCACCGTGGGCCGGGTCTTCGGCGAGGCGGGGATCAACATCGCCGGTATGCAGGTCGCTCGCGCCGCTGTGGGTGGCGAGGCGCTGGCCGTTCTGACGGTTGACGACACGGTGCCCGCCGCGGTGCTGGCGGAGGTTGCCGAGGAGATCGGTGCGACGTCCGCGCGTGCGGTGAACCTCGTCTGA
- a CDS encoding putative bifunctional diguanylate cyclase/phosphodiesterase, which produces MSPPPTSTPLLDGVLRTRPSTGTPHTAPPTGGPGTNLVQQLLLALLCAGYAVGSALGWGSDRLALIMGDFGLTAAAGTAAVSCFLYARSRRVRFRPAWLLFSISSAMAALGNLVWGWYEVVLGRPVPSPSFADLFFLCFAPPAIVGLLVLAARPMTKAGWVCLALDAWLIAGSLLTLSWSLALAQAAKFDGPSVAHAALSLAYPLLDIALVSMVLVLHFRRTAVNRTAVNTAVAALALTVMCDALFTSPLMHNNYRSGQLLDAGWFAGSLLLAYAPWAASRRQRSAADEGHTRVVHEHVPGPRPTGRPHGPSRTAAAAAAAAAASAQTSAQRPDQTPPQGGDHSRYPVTRPITGSLAALTPYLAAAVCTLGILYNVLNGRSVDRVVLLTGGAVVLALVVRQGIMLLDNITLTQELAQKENHFRSLVQGSSDVIMIAAPSGVLRYVSPAAAGVYGRPAEDLVGSELADLIHPEDLGCVVHEVRRFLAAVPSEEPTTRIECRFHSGDGGWLNVESTVNRHHGGLIFNSRDVTERVRLQAQLQHNAEHDPLTDLPNRALFTRRVQQALSGRRSSDRGPALRNTAVLFIDLDGFKAVNDTIGHAAGDELLVQAARRLQDAVRKGDTASRLGGDEFAALIVGDGTRDRAARERHIVELADRLRLTLSQPYLIDGNEVRVAASIGVAFAEAGLGAGELLRNADLAMYRAKAGGKGRVELYKPQMQQDVVRKAELATRLRAALHDGEFALLHQPVVRLEDGRISSVAAQARWRSSQGVLFTPAEFLRVAEDSDKTTELGRWMLEEAVEQAADRAASGLTLPVVVRVGARRLLDRSLPLGSVEALLTRHGLPSGSLVVELSDTDPRVPLDELERRLGALRRLGVRIALDGFGSGYAALTALRRLPVDVLRLDRSLVEGVVESARLHKITSGLLRIATDLGLQSVAEGVDLPEQVVALRAMGCTHGQGMAFSGPLDEYRLRRALATGRYPVPHGPAEPAFAGGGSGVYTSGVHAGGVAGGVTAVLGSGSALRSHNETPVPPT; this is translated from the coding sequence GTGAGTCCGCCGCCGACCTCCACGCCCCTCCTCGACGGAGTGCTGCGGACGCGGCCTTCGACGGGGACACCGCACACCGCGCCGCCGACCGGCGGCCCCGGAACGAACCTGGTCCAGCAACTGCTGCTCGCCCTGCTGTGCGCGGGATACGCCGTCGGTTCCGCGCTCGGCTGGGGCTCCGACCGACTCGCGCTGATCATGGGTGACTTCGGGCTGACCGCGGCGGCGGGCACCGCCGCCGTGTCCTGCTTCCTCTACGCGCGCAGCCGCCGCGTCCGGTTTCGACCCGCCTGGCTGCTGTTCTCGATCTCCTCGGCGATGGCGGCCCTCGGCAACCTGGTCTGGGGCTGGTACGAGGTGGTCCTGGGGCGGCCCGTGCCCAGCCCCAGCTTCGCCGACCTGTTCTTCCTGTGCTTCGCGCCCCCCGCCATCGTGGGGCTGCTCGTGCTCGCCGCCCGACCCATGACGAAGGCGGGCTGGGTCTGCCTGGCCCTGGACGCCTGGCTGATCGCCGGCTCACTGCTCACCCTCTCCTGGAGCCTCGCGCTCGCCCAGGCGGCGAAGTTCGACGGACCGAGCGTGGCGCACGCCGCGCTGTCGCTCGCGTACCCGCTGCTCGACATCGCCCTGGTGAGCATGGTGCTGGTGCTGCACTTCCGGCGCACGGCGGTGAACCGCACGGCGGTCAACACGGCCGTCGCCGCGCTCGCGCTGACCGTCATGTGCGACGCCCTGTTCACCTCGCCGCTGATGCACAACAACTACCGCTCGGGCCAGCTCCTCGACGCGGGCTGGTTCGCGGGCTCGCTGCTCCTGGCGTACGCGCCCTGGGCCGCCTCCCGCCGGCAGCGGTCGGCCGCGGATGAGGGGCACACGCGTGTGGTGCACGAACACGTACCGGGTCCGCGCCCCACGGGGCGCCCCCACGGGCCGTCGCGCACGGCGGCCGCCGCGGCCGCCGCGGCCGCCGCGTCCGCGCAGACGTCCGCCCAGCGGCCCGACCAGACGCCTCCCCAGGGAGGTGATCACAGCCGGTATCCGGTCACCCGGCCCATCACCGGCTCCCTGGCCGCCCTCACGCCCTATCTCGCCGCCGCCGTCTGCACCCTGGGCATCCTCTACAACGTCCTCAACGGCCGCAGCGTCGACCGCGTGGTGCTGCTGACCGGTGGCGCGGTCGTGCTCGCCCTCGTGGTGCGCCAGGGGATCATGCTGCTCGACAACATCACCCTCACCCAGGAACTGGCGCAGAAGGAGAACCACTTCCGCTCCCTGGTGCAGGGCTCCAGCGACGTCATCATGATCGCCGCGCCCAGCGGCGTCCTGCGCTACGTCTCCCCGGCCGCCGCCGGGGTCTACGGACGGCCTGCCGAGGACCTGGTGGGTTCCGAACTGGCCGACCTCATCCACCCCGAGGACCTGGGCTGCGTGGTGCACGAGGTGCGCCGGTTCCTCGCCGCCGTCCCCTCGGAGGAACCCACCACGCGCATCGAGTGCCGCTTCCACTCCGGCGACGGAGGCTGGCTGAATGTCGAGTCGACCGTCAACCGCCATCACGGCGGCCTGATCTTCAACAGCCGGGACGTGACCGAGCGGGTGCGGCTCCAGGCGCAGCTCCAGCACAACGCCGAACACGACCCGCTCACCGACCTGCCCAACCGCGCCCTGTTCACCCGGCGCGTCCAGCAGGCCCTGTCCGGCCGCCGCAGCTCCGACCGGGGGCCCGCCCTGCGCAACACGGCGGTCCTCTTCATCGACCTCGACGGTTTCAAGGCCGTCAACGACACGATCGGCCACGCGGCAGGCGACGAACTGCTGGTCCAGGCCGCCCGCAGGCTCCAGGACGCGGTCCGCAAGGGAGACACCGCCTCCCGACTGGGCGGCGACGAGTTCGCGGCACTGATCGTCGGCGACGGCACCCGCGACCGCGCCGCCCGGGAACGGCACATAGTGGAACTCGCCGACCGCCTCAGGCTCACCCTGTCGCAGCCCTACCTCATCGACGGCAACGAGGTCCGTGTCGCCGCCTCCATCGGCGTCGCCTTCGCCGAAGCCGGTCTGGGCGCCGGTGAGCTGCTGCGCAACGCCGACCTCGCCATGTACCGCGCCAAGGCGGGCGGCAAGGGCCGGGTCGAGCTGTACAAGCCGCAGATGCAGCAGGACGTCGTACGCAAGGCGGAGCTGGCCACGCGGCTGCGTGCCGCGCTGCACGACGGCGAGTTCGCGCTGCTGCACCAGCCCGTGGTGCGCCTGGAGGACGGCCGGATCTCGTCGGTCGCCGCACAGGCCCGCTGGCGCTCCTCCCAGGGGGTGCTCTTCACGCCCGCCGAGTTCCTGCGGGTCGCGGAGGACAGCGACAAGACGACCGAGCTGGGGCGCTGGATGCTGGAGGAGGCCGTCGAGCAGGCCGCCGACCGGGCCGCGAGCGGGCTCACCCTGCCGGTGGTCGTGCGGGTGGGCGCCCGGCGGCTGCTGGACCGGTCGTTGCCGCTGGGCTCCGTGGAGGCACTGCTGACCCGGCACGGGCTGCCGTCGGGATCCCTGGTGGTCGAGCTCTCCGACACCGACCCGAGGGTGCCGCTGGACGAGCTGGAGCGCCGTCTGGGGGCGCTGCGCCGCCTCGGGGTGCGGATCGCCCTCGACGGCTTCGGCAGCGGCTACGCGGCCCTCACGGCGCTGCGGCGGCTCCCCGTCGACGTGCTCAGGCTCGACCGCTCGCTGGTCGAGGGGGTCGTCGAGTCCGCGCGGCTGCACAAGATCACCAGCGGCCTGCTGCGGATCGCCACCGACCTCGGGCTCCAGTCCGTCGCCGAGGGCGTGGATCTGCCCGAGCAGGTGGTCGCCCTGCGCGCGATGGGCTGTACGCACGGCCAGGGCATGGCGTTCTCCGGGCCGCTCGACGAGTACCGGCTGCGCCGGGCCCTCGCGACCGGCCGCTATCCGGTGCCGCACGGGCCGGCCGAGCCCGCGTTCGCGGGCGGTGGCTCGGGGGTGTACACCAGTGGTGTCCATGCCGGTGGCGTCGCCGGCGGTGTCACGGCCGTCCTGGGGAGCGGTAGTGCCCTTCGCTCACATAATGAGACTCCCGTCCCACCCACTTGA
- a CDS encoding aldo/keto reductase — MERRTIGAGALEVGAVGLGCMPMSWAYSGSRQRGDESLRAVHRALDAGSSLLDTADMYGPFTNELLMGRALKERREDAFVSTKVGLLVGEQHIVANGRPGYVKRACDASLRRLQTDVIDLYQLHRADPEVPVEETWGAMAELVRAGKVRALGLCAVGARGGRRSGGLYDGTIRQLRRVQQVFPVSAVEAELSVWSPEALDTLLPWCEARGVGFLAAMPLGNGFLTGTLTPGQGFEPDDMRARHPRFTAEMMAANQPIVVGLRRVAARHGGTVTAAQVALAWVLAQGRHVIPVPGAKRERWVTENAAAAGLRLTPQDLTEVAELPGAQGSWE; from the coding sequence GTGGAGCGCAGGACGATCGGCGCGGGGGCGCTCGAGGTGGGTGCCGTCGGTCTCGGGTGCATGCCGATGAGCTGGGCGTACAGCGGGTCGCGGCAGCGGGGCGACGAGTCGCTCCGGGCGGTGCACCGGGCGCTGGACGCGGGTTCGTCCCTGCTGGACACCGCCGACATGTACGGCCCGTTCACCAACGAGCTGCTGATGGGGCGGGCGTTGAAGGAGCGGCGCGAGGACGCGTTCGTGTCGACGAAGGTCGGTCTGCTCGTCGGTGAGCAGCACATCGTGGCCAACGGGCGGCCGGGGTATGTGAAGCGGGCCTGCGACGCCTCGCTCCGGCGCCTCCAGACGGACGTCATCGACCTCTACCAGCTGCACCGGGCCGATCCCGAGGTCCCGGTCGAGGAGACCTGGGGCGCGATGGCCGAGCTCGTCCGGGCGGGCAAGGTGCGGGCGCTGGGGCTGTGCGCGGTGGGGGCCCGGGGTGGTCGCCGATCCGGTGGGCTGTACGACGGAACGATTCGGCAGTTGCGGCGCGTCCAGCAGGTCTTCCCGGTGAGCGCCGTGGAGGCGGAGCTGTCGGTGTGGTCGCCCGAGGCGCTGGACACCCTGCTGCCCTGGTGCGAGGCGCGTGGCGTGGGCTTCCTGGCGGCGATGCCGCTCGGCAACGGGTTCCTCACCGGCACACTCACTCCCGGCCAGGGCTTCGAACCGGACGACATGCGCGCCCGGCACCCCCGTTTCACCGCCGAGATGATGGCCGCGAACCAGCCGATCGTCGTCGGTCTGCGCCGGGTCGCCGCCCGGCACGGCGGGACCGTGACGGCCGCGCAGGTGGCGCTGGCCTGGGTGCTGGCGCAGGGCCGGCACGTGATCCCCGTCCCGGGCGCCAAGCGGGAACGCTGGGTGACGGAGAACGCGGCGGCGGCCGGCCTGCGTCTGACACCGCAGGACCTGACGGAGGTGGCGGAGCTGCCCGGGGCGCAAGGATCGTGGGAGTAG
- a CDS encoding 2-hydroxyacid dehydrogenase, translated as MSADVWLPIPPEEIEGLPEGPNYRFWNGEEDFPADPADCVFYVVPYMKPAGLGQRPLPAMTSLEVVQTLSAGIDHVVPALESLRPGVRLCNARGVHEASTAELTLTLILASLRGIPDFVRAQDRGEWLSGFRPALADKNVLIVGYGSIGSAIEDRLVPFEVARVARVARSWRTTARGPVHPIAELPALLPDADVVILCTPLNESTLGLVDADFLARMKDGALLVNVARGGVVDTKALLTEVESGRLTAALDVTDPEPLPPGHPLWSAPGVLVSPHVGGPTSAFLPRAVRLLVDQLGRFVNREPLRNVILTTGTANGS; from the coding sequence ATGAGCGCTGACGTCTGGCTTCCCATCCCCCCGGAAGAGATCGAGGGCCTTCCGGAGGGGCCGAACTACCGCTTCTGGAACGGTGAGGAGGACTTTCCGGCCGACCCGGCCGACTGCGTCTTCTACGTCGTCCCCTACATGAAGCCCGCCGGCCTCGGGCAGCGGCCGCTGCCCGCGATGACCTCACTGGAGGTCGTCCAGACCCTGTCCGCCGGCATCGACCACGTGGTGCCGGCCCTCGAGTCACTGCGTCCCGGCGTGCGGCTGTGCAACGCGCGGGGGGTGCACGAGGCGAGCACGGCAGAGCTCACGCTCACCCTGATCCTCGCGTCGCTGCGCGGGATCCCCGACTTCGTCCGGGCCCAGGACCGGGGGGAGTGGCTCAGCGGGTTCCGGCCGGCGCTCGCCGACAAGAACGTGCTCATCGTCGGGTACGGCTCCATCGGCTCCGCCATCGAGGACCGGCTCGTGCCCTTCGAGGTGGCGCGGGTGGCGCGCGTCGCGCGCTCCTGGCGCACGACGGCGCGCGGCCCCGTGCATCCGATCGCCGAACTCCCCGCCCTGCTCCCTGACGCGGACGTGGTGATCCTGTGCACGCCCCTGAACGAGAGCACCCTCGGCCTGGTCGACGCCGATTTCCTGGCCCGGATGAAGGACGGCGCGCTGCTCGTGAACGTGGCCCGCGGCGGGGTCGTCGACACCAAGGCCCTGCTCACCGAAGTGGAGAGCGGCCGCCTCACCGCGGCGCTGGACGTCACCGACCCCGAGCCCCTGCCCCCGGGCCACCCGTTGTGGAGCGCGCCGGGCGTCCTCGTCAGCCCGCACGTCGGCGGGCCCACCTCCGCCTTCCTGCCCCGCGCCGTACGCCTGCTGGTGGACCAGTTGGGCCGCTTCGTGAACCGGGAGCCACTGCGCAACGTGATCCTCACTACGGGCACGGCGAACGGATCGTGA
- the ilvC gene encoding ketol-acid reductoisomerase, translating into MAELFYDADADLSIIQGRKVAVIGYGSQGHAHALSLRDSGVDVRVGLHEGSKSKAKAEEQGLRVVTPAEAAAEADVIMILIPDPIQAQVYEESIAPNLKDGDALFFAHGFNVRFGFIKAPAGVDVALVAPKGPGHLVRRQYEEGRGVPAIAAVEQDATGNAFALALSYAKGIGGTRAGVIKTTFTEETETDLFGEQAVLCGGTSALVKAGFETLVEAGYQPEIAYFECLHELKLIVDLMYEGGLEKMRWSVSETAEWGDYITGPRIITDATKAEMKQVLAEIQDGTFAQNWMDEYHGGLKKYNEYKDADSEHLLETTGKQLRKLMSWVNEEA; encoded by the coding sequence GTGGCCGAGCTGTTCTACGACGCCGACGCCGACCTGTCCATCATCCAGGGCCGCAAGGTCGCGGTCATCGGATACGGCAGCCAGGGCCACGCCCACGCCCTGTCGCTCCGTGACTCCGGTGTCGACGTCCGGGTCGGTCTGCACGAGGGCTCCAAGTCCAAGGCCAAGGCCGAGGAGCAGGGTCTGCGCGTGGTGACCCCGGCCGAGGCCGCCGCCGAGGCCGACGTCATCATGATCCTCATCCCGGACCCGATCCAGGCCCAGGTCTACGAGGAGTCCATCGCCCCGAACCTGAAGGACGGCGACGCGCTGTTCTTCGCCCACGGCTTCAACGTGCGCTTCGGCTTCATCAAGGCCCCGGCCGGCGTCGACGTCGCCCTGGTCGCCCCGAAGGGCCCGGGGCACCTGGTGCGCCGCCAGTACGAGGAAGGCCGCGGTGTCCCCGCGATCGCCGCCGTCGAGCAGGACGCGACCGGCAACGCCTTCGCGCTGGCCCTGTCGTACGCCAAGGGCATCGGCGGCACCCGCGCCGGCGTCATCAAGACGACCTTCACCGAGGAGACCGAGACCGACCTGTTCGGTGAGCAGGCCGTCCTCTGCGGTGGCACCTCCGCGCTGGTCAAGGCGGGCTTCGAGACCCTGGTCGAGGCCGGCTACCAGCCGGAGATCGCCTACTTCGAGTGCCTGCACGAGCTGAAGCTGATCGTGGACCTCATGTACGAGGGCGGCCTGGAGAAGATGCGCTGGAGCGTCTCCGAGACCGCCGAGTGGGGCGACTACATCACCGGCCCGCGCATCATCACCGACGCCACCAAGGCCGAGATGAAGCAGGTCCTCGCCGAGATCCAGGACGGCACCTTCGCCCAGAACTGGATGGACGAGTACCACGGCGGTCTGAAGAAGTACAACGAGTACAAGGACGCGGACTCCGAGCACCTGCTGGAGACGACCGGCAAGCAGCTGCGCAAGCTGATGAGCTGGGTGAACGAAGAGGCGTAA